In Pseudomonas oryzicola, one DNA window encodes the following:
- a CDS encoding DedA family protein produces MLQQFLQDFGYFALFLGTFFEGETILVLAGFLAFRGYMDINLVCLVAFFGSYAGDQLWYFMGRRHGRRILARKPRWQAMGDRALDHIRRHPDIWVLSFRFVYGLRTVMPVAIGLSGYPPRRYLLLNGLGAAIWAVALGAAAYHFGAILEGLLGNVKRYELWVLGGLLALGGLLWLRRRFRTLRAERKAAGQAQAPEAEQAISHEHEPGQRHDHR; encoded by the coding sequence ATGCTTCAACAATTCCTGCAGGATTTCGGCTACTTCGCCCTTTTTCTAGGCACCTTCTTTGAAGGCGAGACCATTCTGGTGCTTGCGGGATTCCTTGCGTTCCGCGGCTACATGGACATCAACCTGGTGTGCCTGGTGGCGTTTTTCGGCAGCTATGCCGGCGATCAGCTGTGGTACTTCATGGGCCGTCGCCATGGGCGCAGGATACTGGCCCGCAAACCGCGCTGGCAGGCAATGGGCGACCGGGCGCTGGACCACATCCGCCGCCACCCCGACATCTGGGTGCTGAGTTTCCGCTTCGTCTATGGCCTGCGCACGGTCATGCCGGTGGCCATCGGCCTGTCGGGCTACCCGCCGCGCCGCTACCTGCTGCTGAACGGCCTGGGCGCGGCGATCTGGGCAGTGGCCCTGGGCGCCGCCGCGTACCACTTCGGCGCCATTCTCGAAGGCCTGCTGGGCAATGTGAAGCGCTACGAGCTATGGGTGCTGGGTGGCTTGCTGGCGCTGGGCGGCCTGCTATGGCTGCGCCGACGCTTCCGGACCTTGCGTGCGGAGCGCAAGGCGGCGGGCCAGGCCCAGGCCCCAGAAGCTGAGCAGGCAATAAGCCACGAGCACGAGCCAGGCCAACGGCACGACCACCGCTAG
- the ppk1 gene encoding polyphosphate kinase 1, with protein sequence MNNEVLTPVAIKDAQELPEEMVQTPPDLPPAPQPVVEPVAPAPAPAPAIAVPGLDDSSLYIHRELSQLQFNIRVLEQALDESYPLLERLKFLLIFSSNLDEFFEIRVAGLKKQINFARELAGADGLQPHQALARISDLVHSEVERQYAILNDVLLPELEKHQIRFIRRRYWTPKLKTWVRRYFRDEIAPIITPIGLDPTHPFPLLVNKSLNFIVELEGVDAFGRDSGLAIIPAPRLLPRVIRVPEEVGGAGDNYVFLSSMIHAHADDLFQGMKVKGCYQFRLTRNADLALDSEEVDDLARALRGELFSRRYGDAVRLEVADTCPKHLSDYLLKQFSLSESELYQVNGPVNLTRLFSITGLDSHPELQYTPFTPAIPKLLQNADNIFSVIGKQDILLMHPFESFTPVIDLLRQAAKDPHVLAVRQTLYRSGANSEIVDALVDAARNGKEVTAVIELRARFDEESNLQMASRLQAAGAVVIYGVVGFKTHAKMMLILRREQGEIVRYAHLGTGNYHAGNARLYTDYSLLTSDDALTEDVGKLFSQLIGMGKTLRMKKLLHAPFTLKKGMLDMIARETQFALEGKPAHIIAKFNSLTDAKVIKALYKASQSGVKIDLVVRGMCCLRPGIPGVSHNIQVRSIIGRFLEHTRVFYFLNGGEEQIYLSSADWMERNLDKRVETCFPVEGKKLLLRVKKELEGYLTDNTHAWTLQPDGRYVRSTPTGNQNPRSAQATLLERLSNPVLNVR encoded by the coding sequence ATGAATAATGAAGTGCTAACCCCTGTCGCGATCAAGGATGCTCAGGAGCTCCCCGAGGAGATGGTGCAGACCCCGCCAGACCTGCCGCCGGCGCCTCAGCCCGTGGTGGAACCGGTGGCCCCGGCACCCGCGCCGGCCCCGGCGATCGCCGTCCCCGGCCTGGACGACAGCAGCCTGTACATTCATCGCGAACTCTCGCAGCTGCAGTTCAACATCCGCGTGCTGGAACAGGCGCTGGACGAAAGCTATCCACTGCTCGAACGCCTCAAGTTCCTGCTGATCTTTTCCAGCAACCTCGACGAGTTCTTCGAGATCCGTGTCGCCGGCCTGAAGAAGCAGATCAATTTTGCCCGGGAACTGGCCGGCGCCGACGGCCTGCAGCCACACCAGGCACTGGCGCGCATCAGCGATCTGGTACACAGCGAAGTGGAGCGCCAGTACGCAATCCTCAACGACGTGCTACTGCCAGAGCTGGAAAAGCACCAGATTCGCTTCATTCGCCGCCGTTACTGGACACCCAAGCTCAAGACCTGGGTGCGCCGCTATTTCCGCGATGAAATCGCCCCGATCATCACCCCGATCGGCCTCGACCCGACCCACCCGTTCCCGCTGCTGGTGAACAAGAGCCTCAACTTCATCGTCGAGCTCGAGGGGGTCGACGCCTTCGGCCGCGATTCCGGCCTGGCGATCATCCCGGCCCCGCGCCTGCTGCCGCGGGTCATCCGCGTGCCGGAAGAGGTGGGTGGCGCAGGGGACAACTATGTGTTCCTGTCGTCGATGATCCACGCGCACGCCGACGACCTGTTCCAGGGCATGAAGGTAAAGGGCTGCTACCAGTTCCGCCTGACCCGCAACGCCGACCTGGCGTTGGATTCCGAAGAGGTCGATGACCTGGCCCGCGCGCTGCGCGGCGAGTTGTTCTCGCGTCGCTATGGCGATGCCGTACGCCTGGAAGTGGCCGATACCTGCCCCAAACACCTGTCGGACTACCTGCTCAAGCAGTTCAGCCTCAGTGAAAGCGAGTTGTACCAGGTCAACGGCCCGGTCAACCTCACCCGCCTGTTCAGCATTACAGGCCTGGACAGCCACCCCGAGCTGCAATACACGCCGTTCACCCCGGCGATCCCCAAGCTGCTGCAAAACGCTGACAACATCTTCAGCGTGATCGGTAAGCAGGACATCCTGCTGATGCACCCGTTCGAGTCGTTCACCCCGGTGATCGACCTGCTGCGCCAGGCTGCCAAGGACCCGCACGTGCTCGCCGTGCGCCAGACCCTGTACCGCTCCGGTGCCAACTCGGAAATCGTCGACGCGCTGGTGGACGCGGCGCGTAACGGCAAGGAAGTCACTGCGGTGATCGAACTGCGTGCGCGTTTCGACGAAGAATCCAACCTGCAGATGGCCAGCCGCCTGCAGGCCGCCGGTGCGGTGGTGATCTATGGTGTGGTCGGCTTCAAGACCCACGCCAAGATGATGCTGATCCTGCGCCGTGAACAGGGCGAGATCGTGCGTTATGCGCACCTGGGTACCGGCAACTACCACGCCGGCAACGCCCGCCTGTACACCGACTACAGCCTGTTGACCTCCGATGACGCCCTCACCGAGGACGTCGGCAAGCTGTTCAGCCAGCTGATCGGCATGGGCAAGACCCTGCGCATGAAGAAGCTGCTGCATGCGCCGTTCACCCTGAAGAAGGGCATGCTCGACATGATCGCGCGGGAAACCCAGTTCGCCCTTGAAGGCAAGCCGGCGCACATCATTGCCAAGTTCAACTCGCTGACCGACGCCAAGGTCATCAAGGCGTTGTACAAGGCCAGCCAGTCGGGCGTGAAGATCGACCTGGTGGTGCGTGGCATGTGCTGCCTGCGCCCAGGTATTCCGGGGGTTTCGCACAACATCCAGGTGCGCTCGATCATCGGCCGCTTCCTCGAGCACACGCGGGTGTTCTACTTCCTCAATGGCGGCGAAGAGCAGATCTACCTGTCCAGCGCCGACTGGATGGAGCGCAACCTCGACAAGCGTGTCGAGACCTGTTTCCCGGTGGAAGGCAAGAAGCTGTTGCTGCGGGTGAAGAAGGAGCTGGAAGGCTACCTGACCGACAACACCCACGCCTGGACCCTGCAGCCAGACGGGCGCTACGTGCGCAGCACGCCGACCGGCAACCAGAACCCGCGGAGTGCCCAGGCGACCCTGCTGGAGCGCCTGAGCAACCCGGTCCTCAACGTACGCTGA
- the ppx gene encoding exopolyphosphatase, translating to MPHTIAKNLSLIAAIDLGSNSFHMVVAKAHHTEIRILERLGEKVQLAAGIDDERKLSEEAMERGLDCLKRFSQLINGMPAGSVRIVGTNALREARNRNEFIQRAEAILGHPVEVISGREEARLIYLGVSHTLADTPGKRLVADIGGGSTEFIIGQRFEPLLRESLQMGCVSFTQRYFRDGKITPARYAQAYTAARLELMSIENALHRLTWDEAIGSSGTIRAIGAAIKAGGLGNGEVNAEGLAWVKRKLFKLGEVDKIDFDGVKPDRRAIFPAGLAILEAIFDALELQRMDHCDGALREGVLFDLLGRHHHEDVRERTLNSLMERYHVDQGQAARVERKALHAFDQVADAWDLKDGNWRDLLGWAAKVHEIGLDIAHYHYHKHGAYLIEHSDLSGFSREDQQMMALLVRGHRRNIPKDKYAELGEEGVKLLRLCVLLRFAILFHHIRGNQQMPKVELKAAGDCLDVVFPHGWLEQNQLTQADFANEAEWLARVGFVLSVR from the coding sequence ATGCCGCATACCATCGCGAAGAACCTGTCCCTGATCGCCGCCATCGACCTTGGCTCCAACAGCTTTCACATGGTCGTGGCCAAGGCCCACCATACCGAAATCCGCATCCTCGAGCGGCTCGGCGAGAAGGTTCAGCTGGCCGCCGGCATCGACGACGAGCGCAAGCTCAGCGAAGAAGCCATGGAACGGGGCCTGGACTGCCTCAAGCGCTTTTCCCAGCTGATCAACGGCATGCCCGCCGGCTCGGTGCGCATCGTCGGTACCAACGCCTTGCGCGAAGCGCGCAACCGCAACGAATTCATCCAGCGCGCCGAAGCCATCCTCGGACACCCGGTGGAGGTCATCTCCGGTCGCGAAGAAGCGCGCCTGATCTACCTCGGCGTGTCGCATACCCTGGCCGATACACCGGGCAAGCGCCTGGTCGCCGACATCGGCGGCGGCAGTACCGAATTCATCATCGGCCAACGCTTCGAGCCGCTGCTGCGCGAAAGCCTGCAGATGGGCTGCGTCAGCTTCACCCAGCGCTACTTCCGCGACGGCAAGATCACCCCGGCCCGCTACGCCCAGGCCTACACCGCCGCGCGCCTGGAACTGATGAGCATCGAGAATGCCCTGCATCGCCTGACCTGGGACGAGGCCATCGGTTCGTCTGGTACCATCCGCGCCATCGGCGCAGCCATCAAGGCTGGTGGCCTGGGCAATGGCGAGGTCAACGCCGAGGGCCTGGCCTGGGTCAAGCGCAAACTGTTCAAGCTGGGTGAGGTCGACAAGATCGACTTCGACGGCGTCAAACCCGACCGTCGGGCCATCTTCCCGGCCGGCCTGGCGATTCTCGAGGCGATCTTCGATGCGCTGGAACTGCAGCGCATGGACCACTGCGACGGCGCCCTGCGCGAGGGTGTGCTGTTCGACCTCCTGGGCCGCCACCACCACGAAGACGTGCGCGAGCGCACCCTGAACTCGCTGATGGAGCGCTACCACGTGGACCAGGGCCAGGCTGCACGCGTCGAGCGCAAGGCGCTGCACGCGTTCGACCAGGTAGCCGACGCCTGGGACCTGAAAGACGGAAACTGGCGCGACCTGCTGGGCTGGGCGGCAAAGGTGCACGAAATCGGCCTGGACATCGCCCACTACCATTACCACAAGCACGGCGCCTACCTGATCGAGCACTCCGACCTGTCGGGCTTCTCCCGCGAGGATCAGCAGATGATGGCCTTGCTGGTACGCGGCCACCGTCGCAACATCCCCAAGGACAAATACGCCGAGCTGGGCGAGGAAGGGGTCAAGCTGCTGCGCCTGTGCGTGCTGCTGCGCTTCGCCATCCTGTTCCACCACATCCGCGGCAACCAGCAGATGCCAAAGGTGGAACTGAAGGCTGCCGGCGATTGCCTGGACGTGGTATTCCCGCATGGCTGGCTGGAACAGAACCAGCTGACCCAGGCCGACTTCGCCAACGAGGCGGAGTGGCTGGCCCGGGTCGGCTTCGTCCTCAGCGTACGTTGA
- the trxA gene encoding thioredoxin TrxA, with protein MSDKIKHVTDASFEAEVLQAQGPVLVDYWAEWCGPCKMIAPVLDDIAATYEGKLTVAKLNIDENQETPAKHGVRGIPTLMLFKNGNVEATKVGALSKSQLAAFLDAHL; from the coding sequence ATGAGCGACAAAATCAAACACGTCACCGACGCCAGCTTCGAAGCCGAAGTACTGCAGGCTCAGGGCCCGGTGCTGGTCGACTACTGGGCTGAATGGTGCGGCCCATGCAAGATGATCGCTCCGGTTCTGGACGACATCGCTGCCACCTACGAGGGCAAACTGACCGTCGCCAAACTGAACATCGACGAGAACCAGGAAACTCCGGCCAAGCACGGCGTGCGTGGCATCCCGACGCTGATGCTGTTCAAGAACGGCAATGTCGAGGCCACCAAGGTCGGCGCACTGTCGAAATCGCAGCTGGCCGCGTTCCTCGACGCCCACCTGTGA
- the rho gene encoding transcription termination factor Rho: MNLTELKQKPITDLLEMAEQMGIENMARSRKQDVIFALLKKHAKSGEEISGDGVLEILQDGFGFLRSADASYLAGPDDIYVSPSQIRRFNLRTGDTIVGKIRPPKEGERYFALLKVDTINFDRPENAKNKILFENLTPLFPNKRLKMEAGNGSTEDLTGRVIDLCAPIGKGQRGLIVAPPKAGKTIMLQNIAANITRNNPECHLIVLLIDERPEEVTEMQRTVRGEVVASTFDEPPTRHVQVAEMVIEKAKRLVEHKKDVVILLDSITRLARAYNTVIPSSGKVLTGGVDAHALEKPKRFFGAARNIEEGGSLTIIATALVETGSKMDEVIYEEFKGTGNMELPLDRRIAEKRVFPAININRSGTRREELLTADDELQRMWILRKLLHPMDEIAAIEFLVDKLKQTKTNDEFFLSMKRK; this comes from the coding sequence ATGAACCTGACTGAACTCAAGCAAAAGCCGATTACCGATCTTTTGGAAATGGCCGAACAGATGGGCATCGAAAACATGGCCCGTTCGCGCAAACAGGACGTGATTTTCGCCCTGTTGAAGAAGCACGCGAAAAGCGGCGAAGAGATCTCGGGTGACGGCGTGCTGGAGATTCTCCAGGATGGTTTCGGTTTCCTGCGTTCGGCTGATGCGTCCTACCTGGCCGGCCCCGACGATATCTACGTCTCGCCCAGCCAGATCCGCCGCTTCAACCTGCGTACCGGCGACACCATCGTCGGCAAGATCCGCCCACCGAAGGAAGGGGAGCGTTACTTCGCCCTGCTGAAGGTCGACACCATCAACTTCGACCGCCCGGAAAACGCGAAGAACAAGATCCTGTTCGAAAACCTGACGCCGCTGTTCCCGAACAAGCGCCTGAAGATGGAAGCCGGTAACGGCTCCACCGAAGACCTGACCGGCCGCGTCATCGACCTGTGCGCGCCGATCGGCAAAGGCCAGCGTGGCCTGATCGTGGCGCCGCCGAAGGCCGGCAAGACGATCATGCTGCAGAACATCGCGGCCAACATCACCCGGAACAATCCCGAGTGCCACCTGATCGTCCTGCTGATCGACGAGCGCCCGGAAGAAGTGACCGAAATGCAGCGTACCGTGCGCGGCGAAGTGGTTGCCTCCACCTTCGACGAGCCACCAACCCGCCACGTGCAGGTTGCCGAGATGGTGATCGAGAAGGCCAAGCGCCTGGTCGAGCACAAGAAGGACGTAGTCATCCTGCTCGACTCCATCACCCGTCTGGCGCGTGCCTACAACACCGTGATCCCGAGCTCCGGCAAGGTACTGACCGGTGGTGTCGACGCCCATGCCTTGGAGAAGCCGAAGCGCTTCTTCGGTGCTGCGCGTAACATCGAGGAAGGCGGCTCGCTGACCATCATCGCTACCGCGCTGGTCGAAACCGGCTCGAAGATGGACGAAGTGATCTACGAAGAGTTCAAGGGCACCGGCAACATGGAACTGCCACTGGACCGTCGCATCGCCGAGAAGCGTGTGTTCCCGGCCATCAACATCAACCGCTCGGGTACCCGTCGCGAAGAGCTGCTGACCGCCGACGACGAACTGCAGCGCATGTGGATCCTGCGCAAGCTGCTGCACCCGATGGACGAAATCGCCGCCATCGAGTTCCTGGTCGACAAGCTCAAGCAGACCAAGACCAACGATGAGTTCTTCCTGTCGATGAAGCGCAAGTAA
- the ubiD gene encoding 4-hydroxy-3-polyprenylbenzoate decarboxylase yields the protein MQYRDLRDFIRGLEQRGELKRIQVPISPVLEMTEVCDRTLRAKGPALLFEKPTGFDIPVLGNLFGTPERVAMGMGAESVAELREIGKLLAFLKEPEPPKGLKDAWSKLPIFKKVVSMAPKVVKDAVCQEVVVEGDDVDLGALPIQHCWPGDVAPLITWGLTVTRGPNKDRQNLGIYRQQVIGRNKVIMRWLSHRGGALDYREWCEKHPGQPFPVAVALGADPATILGAVTPVPDTLSEYAFAGLLRGNRTELVKCRGSSLQVPATAEIILEGVIHPGEMAPEGPYGDHTGYYNEVDSFPVFTVERITHRQKPIYHSTYTGRPPDEPAILGVALNEVFVPILQKQFPEIVDFYLPPEGCSYRMAVVTMKKQYPGHAKRVMLGVWSFLRQFMYTKFVIVTDDDINARDWNDVIWAITTRMDPKRDTVMIDNTPIDYLDFASPVSGLGSKMGLDATHKWPGETTREWGRVIVKDEAVTRRIDELWDQLGID from the coding sequence ATGCAGTATCGCGACTTGCGCGACTTCATCCGTGGCCTGGAACAGCGCGGCGAGCTCAAGCGCATCCAGGTTCCGATCTCCCCAGTGCTGGAAATGACCGAGGTCTGCGACCGCACCCTGCGCGCCAAGGGCCCAGCGTTGCTGTTCGAAAAGCCCACCGGCTTCGACATCCCGGTGCTGGGCAACCTGTTCGGCACCCCGGAGCGCGTGGCCATGGGCATGGGCGCCGAATCGGTGGCGGAACTGCGCGAAATCGGCAAGCTGCTGGCCTTCCTCAAGGAGCCCGAGCCGCCGAAAGGCCTGAAGGACGCTTGGTCCAAGCTGCCGATCTTCAAGAAAGTCGTGTCGATGGCGCCAAAGGTGGTCAAGGACGCGGTGTGCCAGGAAGTGGTGGTCGAGGGTGACGATGTCGACCTCGGGGCACTGCCGATCCAGCACTGCTGGCCGGGCGACGTCGCACCGCTGATCACCTGGGGGCTCACCGTCACCCGTGGCCCGAACAAGGACCGCCAGAACCTGGGCATCTATCGCCAGCAGGTGATCGGCCGCAACAAGGTCATCATGCGCTGGCTCAGCCACCGTGGCGGTGCCCTGGACTACCGCGAGTGGTGCGAGAAGCACCCCGGCCAGCCGTTCCCGGTCGCCGTGGCCCTGGGGGCGGACCCGGCAACCATCCTTGGCGCGGTGACGCCGGTGCCGGATACCCTGTCGGAATATGCCTTCGCCGGCCTGCTGCGTGGCAACCGTACCGAGCTGGTCAAGTGCCGGGGCAGCAGCCTGCAGGTGCCGGCCACCGCCGAGATCATTCTGGAAGGGGTGATCCACCCGGGCGAGATGGCCCCGGAAGGCCCGTATGGCGACCACACCGGCTATTACAACGAAGTGGACAGCTTCCCGGTGTTCACCGTCGAGCGCATCACCCACCGGCAGAAACCGATCTACCACAGCACCTATACCGGCCGCCCACCGGATGAGCCGGCGATTCTCGGTGTGGCACTGAACGAAGTGTTCGTGCCGATCCTGCAAAAGCAGTTCCCGGAAATTGTCGACTTCTACCTGCCGCCGGAAGGCTGTTCGTACCGCATGGCGGTGGTCACCATGAAAAAGCAGTACCCAGGCCACGCCAAGCGCGTGATGCTGGGTGTGTGGTCGTTCCTGCGACAGTTCATGTACACCAAGTTCGTTATTGTCACCGACGATGACATCAACGCCCGCGACTGGAACGATGTGATCTGGGCCATCACCACGCGCATGGACCCCAAGCGTGATACGGTAATGATCGACAACACGCCTATCGACTACCTCGACTTTGCGTCGCCGGTATCGGGGTTGGGGTCGAAGATGGGCCTGGACGCCACGCACAAGTGGCCGGGCGAGACGACACGCGAATGGGGGCGGGTCATCGTCAAGGACGAAGCCGTTACCCGCCGTATTGATGAGCTGTGGGATCAGTTGGGAATAGATTGA
- a CDS encoding CDP-6-deoxy-delta-3,4-glucoseen reductase encodes MQVTLQPSGAVLALEPGERILDGARRLGYDCPNSCRNGNCHVCAALLVEGRVCQDGEVRDHGELFTCIAEPLEDCVLLWDGVLALGELPVRKLACSVSECVEVGGDVWRVRLLAPAGKPPRYHAGQYLMIERDGGKQAAFSLASAPHSGRELELHVLAREPSAVQLIAQLQRDRLARIEMPFGDTHLAELPDGPLVLIAAGTGMGQMHSLVEHCRAQGFRHPVHLYWGVRRPEDFYQIDHWQEWQRLPNLFLHQVVSDLCGWEGRCGMLHEAVCEDIADLNTVHVYASGSPNMIYATLDALVEAGMDAHRMRADVFAYAPRG; translated from the coding sequence ATGCAGGTAACGTTGCAGCCGTCCGGGGCGGTGCTGGCGCTCGAACCCGGGGAACGGATCCTGGATGGAGCGCGGCGGCTGGGCTATGACTGCCCGAACAGCTGCCGCAATGGCAATTGCCATGTTTGCGCCGCGTTGCTGGTCGAAGGCCGGGTTTGCCAGGATGGCGAGGTCCGCGACCATGGTGAGCTGTTTACCTGCATAGCCGAACCGCTGGAGGACTGCGTGTTGCTCTGGGATGGTGTGCTCGCCCTGGGCGAGCTGCCGGTGCGCAAGCTGGCATGCAGCGTCAGTGAGTGCGTCGAGGTGGGTGGCGATGTTTGGCGTGTGCGCTTGCTCGCACCAGCCGGCAAGCCGCCGCGCTATCACGCTGGGCAATACCTGATGATCGAGCGCGACGGTGGCAAGCAGGCGGCGTTTTCGCTGGCTTCCGCCCCTCATTCCGGGCGTGAGCTGGAGTTGCATGTGCTGGCGCGCGAGCCCAGCGCGGTGCAACTGATTGCCCAGCTGCAGCGCGACCGCCTGGCGCGCATCGAAATGCCGTTCGGCGACACCCACCTGGCCGAGCTGCCTGACGGGCCGCTGGTGCTGATCGCCGCCGGCACAGGCATGGGCCAGATGCACAGCCTGGTCGAGCATTGCCGGGCGCAGGGCTTCCGCCACCCGGTGCACCTGTACTGGGGCGTGCGCCGGCCCGAGGACTTCTACCAGATCGACCATTGGCAAGAATGGCAGCGCCTGCCCAACCTGTTCCTGCATCAGGTCGTCAGCGACCTGTGCGGCTGGGAAGGCCGTTGCGGCATGCTGCATGAGGCGGTCTGCGAAGACATTGCCGACCTCAATACCGTGCATGTCTATGCCAGCGGCTCGCCAAACATGATCTATGCCACCCTCGATGCCCTGGTCGAAGCTGGCATGGATGCGCACCGCATGCGCGCAGATGTGTTTGCCTACGCCCCGCGCGGTTAA
- a CDS encoding gamma-glutamylcyclotransferase — MSALESSSWKVTYPPSLDFGQQLTHEQLYNSMQSTMSRHQGGPVWLFAYGSLIWRPECNSVERQRARVHGYHRGLYLWSHEHRGTPETPGLVFGLDRGGSCSGFAYRLDESNLDDSLMALWQREMPYPAYRPHWLNCRLGDGSKVQALGFVLERHLPCYAGNLPDTLLSQILASAKGRYGTTRDYVEQTLNALRSHQMPDRNLEARFRRCHKLREV, encoded by the coding sequence ATGTCGGCACTTGAAAGTTCGTCCTGGAAAGTTACTTATCCTCCCTCGCTCGACTTCGGTCAGCAACTGACCCACGAGCAACTGTACAACTCCATGCAGAGCACCATGTCTCGCCATCAGGGTGGGCCGGTCTGGCTGTTTGCCTATGGTTCTTTGATATGGCGACCAGAGTGCAACTCCGTGGAACGCCAGCGCGCCCGGGTGCACGGTTACCACCGGGGCTTGTATTTGTGGTCGCACGAACACCGCGGCACCCCGGAAACTCCTGGGCTGGTATTCGGCCTGGACCGGGGTGGCTCCTGCAGCGGCTTTGCCTACCGGTTGGATGAAAGCAACCTGGACGACTCACTGATGGCCCTGTGGCAACGCGAGATGCCGTATCCGGCGTATCGGCCACATTGGCTCAACTGCCGGCTGGGTGATGGCAGCAAGGTACAGGCGCTGGGCTTTGTGCTGGAACGGCACTTGCCGTGCTATGCCGGGAACCTGCCGGACACCTTGCTGAGCCAGATCCTGGCCAGCGCCAAGGGGCGCTATGGCACCACGCGTGACTATGTCGAGCAGACCTTGAATGCCCTGCGTAGTCACCAGATGCCCGATCGCAACCTCGAGGCGCGGTTCCGCCGTTGCCATAAACTGCGCGAAGTTTGA
- a CDS encoding NADPH:quinone oxidoreductase family protein, producing the protein MKAVLCKTLGPARDLVLEEVASPVPKKNEILLDVQAAGVNFPDTLIIEGKYQFQPPLPFSPGGEAAGVVAAVGEQAGAFKVGDRVMALTGWGAFAEQVAVPFYNVLPMPASMDFTTAAAFGMTYGTSMHALRQRGQLQAGETLLVLGASGGVGLAAVEIGKAMGARVIAAASSTEKLAVAKAAGADELIDYSQASLRDEIKRLTGGQGVDVIYDPVGGELFEQAVRGLAWNGRLLVVGFASGTIPQLAANLVLLKGAAVLGVFWGAFAQRQPQDNAANFQQLFAWHAEGKLKPLVSQTYPLAEAGAAIERLGQRKAVGKLVVLAR; encoded by the coding sequence ATGAAAGCTGTGTTGTGCAAAACCCTGGGCCCGGCGCGTGACCTGGTGCTGGAAGAGGTAGCCAGCCCGGTACCGAAGAAGAACGAGATTCTGCTGGATGTACAGGCTGCCGGGGTCAACTTTCCCGACACCCTGATCATCGAAGGCAAGTACCAGTTCCAGCCACCCTTGCCATTCTCTCCCGGCGGTGAGGCGGCAGGCGTGGTCGCCGCAGTCGGAGAACAGGCCGGCGCGTTCAAGGTCGGCGACCGGGTCATGGCGCTCACCGGCTGGGGGGCGTTCGCGGAACAGGTGGCGGTGCCGTTCTACAACGTGTTGCCGATGCCGGCGAGCATGGACTTCACCACCGCTGCAGCATTCGGCATGACCTACGGCACCTCCATGCATGCCCTGCGCCAGCGTGGCCAGCTGCAGGCGGGCGAAACCCTGCTGGTACTGGGTGCATCCGGTGGGGTCGGCCTGGCGGCGGTGGAGATCGGCAAGGCCATGGGCGCGCGCGTGATCGCGGCGGCCAGCAGTACGGAAAAACTGGCCGTGGCCAAGGCGGCCGGCGCCGATGAACTGATCGACTACAGCCAGGCCAGCCTGCGTGACGAGATCAAGCGCCTGACCGGCGGCCAGGGCGTGGACGTGATCTATGATCCGGTCGGCGGTGAGCTGTTCGAGCAGGCGGTACGCGGGCTGGCCTGGAATGGTCGGCTGTTGGTGGTAGGCTTTGCCAGTGGGACCATCCCGCAGCTTGCAGCCAACCTGGTGTTGCTCAAGGGCGCAGCGGTGCTGGGGGTGTTCTGGGGGGCGTTCGCCCAACGCCAGCCACAGGACAATGCGGCCAACTTCCAACAATTGTTTGCCTGGCATGCCGAAGGCAAGCTGAAGCCGCTGGTGTCGCAGACTTATCCACTGGCTGAGGCCGGCGCGGCCATTGAAAGGCTGGGGCAGCGGAAGGCTGTGGGTAAGTTGGTGGTGCTGGCCCGGTAA
- a CDS encoding flagellar basal body-associated protein FliL produces the protein MKAWILMVLALLLPAAAMAEEAKEGAPKVAYISLSPPFVGNYALDGSPRLRVYKADVALRVTGDEAAKAVKHHEPLIRNQLVALFTQQSVESMSNVEAKEHLRQEALKQVQQVMEAEEGKPIVEDLLFNNLIVQ, from the coding sequence GTGAAAGCGTGGATCTTGATGGTGCTGGCGCTGCTGCTGCCGGCTGCGGCCATGGCCGAGGAAGCCAAGGAAGGGGCGCCCAAGGTTGCCTACATCAGCCTGAGCCCGCCCTTTGTCGGCAACTATGCCCTCGACGGCAGCCCGCGGCTGCGCGTGTACAAGGCCGATGTGGCCCTGCGCGTAACCGGCGACGAAGCCGCCAAGGCGGTGAAGCACCACGAACCGTTGATCCGCAACCAGCTGGTGGCGCTGTTTACCCAGCAGTCGGTGGAAAGCATGAGCAATGTCGAGGCCAAGGAGCATCTGCGCCAGGAAGCGCTGAAGCAGGTGCAGCAGGTGATGGAAGCGGAAGAGGGCAAACCGATCGTTGAAGACTTGCTGTTCAATAACCTGATTGTGCAGTGA